A region from the Pithys albifrons albifrons isolate INPA30051 chromosome Z, PitAlb_v1, whole genome shotgun sequence genome encodes:
- the CTXN3 gene encoding LOW QUALITY PROTEIN: cortexin-3 (The sequence of the model RefSeq protein was modified relative to this genomic sequence to represent the inferred CDS: substituted 3 bases at 3 genomic stop codons) codes for MLLHVPKVGSSNTGPPSPAQKCSEVHPNGFYSDLNYTDDENSQLWEDYFFXLPXVTDGDTLSATVMPSTNMTPNSGMTLGQKTMFAILILLFIFWXSLIFTIFEFPLTTIRSLLTPTWADGLDDLETGLFDSALA; via the exons ATGCTGCTACATGTTCCAAAGGTGGGAAGCAGCAACACGGGGCCCCCATCTCCAGCACAAAAAT GTAGCGAGGTGCACCCAAATGGCTTCTACTCTGACCTCAATTACACTGATGATGAAAACAGTCAACTGTGGGAGGACTATTTCTTTTAGCTTCCCTGAGTGACGGATGGAGACACACTCAGTGCCACTGTGATGCCATCCACAAACATGACACCAAATTCTGGCATGACCCTGGGGCAGAAAACAATGTTTGCCATTCTgattttactatttattttctgGTGAAGCCTCATTTTCACTATTTTTGAATTCCCCTTGACCACTATTAGAAGCCTGCTAACCCCAACCTGGGCTGATGGACTTGATGACCTGGAGACAGGACTGTTTGACTCTGCTCTTGCTTAG